A stretch of Xenopus laevis strain J_2021 chromosome 8S, Xenopus_laevis_v10.1, whole genome shotgun sequence DNA encodes these proteins:
- the LOC108700677 gene encoding vicilin-like seed storage protein At2g18540 isoform X2, whose translation MESVIYLLLIAVWMQASAIPLSTRLSEEEEKVSKCIMEILTNALSTPRAEHVSSSCLRILQKDERVLSMMHQQHLLRELEDLTHREKSKHLEEEVMDNSEEEERKKRVNETPPKREKEQKRESESDVSTEHQETKEFEKVKVKEKEHGTLDEEKAKRFLEEEDERKRGGEQKKSGIDVRGDGASKRKDKKQFSEEDEYSSEEDRGDRRNHDNNHEWYHGNRHSSENEEKGSEKRVAEDPSEEETSQFESEDKGLKYFNSKTRMQGVHGVGKGHMSLKEEEEMGRERSYHHPGVLNIGSERHHHSGRVGKHENQEEEEEERELAEIEEEEERRSEEHDLQQVEEELRRAAEKLLELHRG comes from the exons ATGGAATCGGTCATATATTTGCTTCTGATTGCTGTTTGGATGCAAG CCTCAGCCATTCCTCTATCCACTCGACTTTCCGAAGAAGAGGAAAAG GTCTCGAAATGTATTATGGAGATTTTGACAAATGCTCTTTCCACACCCAGAGCAGAACATGTGAGCAGCAGCTGCCTTCGGATTCTGCAGAAAG ATGAGAGAGTGTTATCTATGATGCACCAGCAGCACCTGTTGAGAGAGCTTGAGGATCTGACCCACAGAG AAAAGTCTAAGCATTTAGAAGAGGAAGTTATGGACAAcagtgaggaagaggagaggaAAAAGAGAGTTAACGAGACTCCTCCCAAGAGGGAGAAGGAGCAAAAACGAGAATCAGAGAGTGATGTTTCTACAGAGCATCAGGAAACCAAAGAGTTTGAGAAGGTGAAAGTAAAAGAGAAAGAGCATGGAACACTTGATGAGGAGAAAGCCAAAAGGTTCTTAGAAGAAGAGGATGAAAGGAAGAGGGGTGGCGAGCAAAAGAAATCTGGAATCGATGTGCGAGGGGATGGAGCCTCAAAGAGGAAAGACAAAAAACAGTTCAGTGAAGAAGATGAATATAGTTCAGAAGAGGACAGGGGAGATAGGAGAAACCATGACAACAACCACGAATGGTACCATGGAAATCGACATTCATcggagaatgaagagaaaggatCTGAGAAGAGGGTGGCTGAAGATCCAAGTGAAGAGGAGACATCTCAGTTTGAATCAGAAGATAAAGGTCTGAAATATTTCAACTCAAAGACTCGTATGCAGGGGGTTCATGGGGTTGGCAAGGGGCACATGTCTCtcaaagaagaggaagaaatggGGAGAGAGAGAAGTTATCACCATCCAGGAGTACTAAACATAGGTAGTGAAAGGCATCACCATTCTGGTAGGGTTGGCAAACATGAAAATcaagaagaggaagaggaggaaagagaGTTGGCGGAaatagaggaagaagaagaacGCAGATCTGAG GAACATGATCTCCAGCAGGTGGAGGAAGAGCTGAGAAGAGCGGCTGAGAAACTGCTGGAGTTGCATCGcggttga
- the LOC108700677 gene encoding vicilin-like seed storage protein At2g18540 isoform X1, with translation MESVIYLLLIAVWMQASAIPLSTRLSEEEEKVSKCIMEILTNALSTPRAEHVSSSCLRILQKDERVLSMMHQQHLLRELEDLTHRAEKSKHLEEEVMDNSEEEERKKRVNETPPKREKEQKRESESDVSTEHQETKEFEKVKVKEKEHGTLDEEKAKRFLEEEDERKRGGEQKKSGIDVRGDGASKRKDKKQFSEEDEYSSEEDRGDRRNHDNNHEWYHGNRHSSENEEKGSEKRVAEDPSEEETSQFESEDKGLKYFNSKTRMQGVHGVGKGHMSLKEEEEMGRERSYHHPGVLNIGSERHHHSGRVGKHENQEEEEEERELAEIEEEEERRSEEHDLQQVEEELRRAAEKLLELHRG, from the exons ATGGAATCGGTCATATATTTGCTTCTGATTGCTGTTTGGATGCAAG CCTCAGCCATTCCTCTATCCACTCGACTTTCCGAAGAAGAGGAAAAG GTCTCGAAATGTATTATGGAGATTTTGACAAATGCTCTTTCCACACCCAGAGCAGAACATGTGAGCAGCAGCTGCCTTCGGATTCTGCAGAAAG ATGAGAGAGTGTTATCTATGATGCACCAGCAGCACCTGTTGAGAGAGCTTGAGGATCTGACCCACAGAG CAGAAAAGTCTAAGCATTTAGAAGAGGAAGTTATGGACAAcagtgaggaagaggagaggaAAAAGAGAGTTAACGAGACTCCTCCCAAGAGGGAGAAGGAGCAAAAACGAGAATCAGAGAGTGATGTTTCTACAGAGCATCAGGAAACCAAAGAGTTTGAGAAGGTGAAAGTAAAAGAGAAAGAGCATGGAACACTTGATGAGGAGAAAGCCAAAAGGTTCTTAGAAGAAGAGGATGAAAGGAAGAGGGGTGGCGAGCAAAAGAAATCTGGAATCGATGTGCGAGGGGATGGAGCCTCAAAGAGGAAAGACAAAAAACAGTTCAGTGAAGAAGATGAATATAGTTCAGAAGAGGACAGGGGAGATAGGAGAAACCATGACAACAACCACGAATGGTACCATGGAAATCGACATTCATcggagaatgaagagaaaggatCTGAGAAGAGGGTGGCTGAAGATCCAAGTGAAGAGGAGACATCTCAGTTTGAATCAGAAGATAAAGGTCTGAAATATTTCAACTCAAAGACTCGTATGCAGGGGGTTCATGGGGTTGGCAAGGGGCACATGTCTCtcaaagaagaggaagaaatggGGAGAGAGAGAAGTTATCACCATCCAGGAGTACTAAACATAGGTAGTGAAAGGCATCACCATTCTGGTAGGGTTGGCAAACATGAAAATcaagaagaggaagaggaggaaagagaGTTGGCGGAaatagaggaagaagaagaacGCAGATCTGAG GAACATGATCTCCAGCAGGTGGAGGAAGAGCTGAGAAGAGCGGCTGAGAAACTGCTGGAGTTGCATCGcggttga